The following coding sequences are from one Syngnathus acus chromosome 12, fSynAcu1.2, whole genome shotgun sequence window:
- the rc3h2 gene encoding roquin-2 isoform X1, whose amino-acid sequence MPVQAAQWTDFLSCPICYNEFNGSSQQPVSLGCSHTVCRTCLHKLHRKACPFDQTPISTDIDLLPVNCALLQLVGAQVPDVKPVSLSSDKDVGHYEACRVCVEELALYLKPISGTKGVAPPSPSALSRPMQRKLVTLVNCQLVEEEGRVRAVRAGRSLGERTVTELILQHQNPQQLSANLWAAVRARGCQFLGPAMQEDALKLVLLALEDGSALSRKVLVLFVVQKLEGRFPQASKTSIGHVVQLLYRASCFKVTKRDEDSSLMQLKEEFRTYEALRREHDSQIVHIAMEAGLRISPEQWSSLLYGDLVHKSHMQSIIDKLQSPESFAKSVQELTIVLQRTGDPANLTNLRAHLELLANIDHNTDDVAPSWEELENVMLAIKLVVHGLVEFIQNFSKKSHDTPQVHQVNSKYKTSMCRDLRHQGGCPRGTNCTFAHTQDELEKFRLRNKKSGSVSRAFPPSGAKTFTLEGTVHTDGAGEEDALTDGDAHSQLISRGDMEGIKTAVPSESVGASGSNGLSGTSMTLLGSAEQKSMSPPITPVSHSSASSPLGRVADGSGGPAPKHGGPLMLRVPHPSQASELFYQEQQSPYETARYQPNGSYYPSPLHPPHKPCMARFLRSSNVPESSLPPPSSFHGEPQIPHQAPSSPSAGYPPRERMRPAVFHHHHPGQPQYGPLTSAHGVYAPLYDSRRVWRPQLYHREDARSNSLPPEVLHSSVYQPPLRERFNSLDSNFCSGSEHRAALHREYGRVPLVYDDPFRRKQEQWAHHHHHHYHHHHSTSRPSQPSAIFNIDLGPEHVESSGGRCMGCRFRGEESLAHYSPWSCGSTVGPCLSPFEPEAITPAASHSALEQSESDGCGGGVVSGGGVAKRWLHSLDYYRRVNEEDPIIPFSEGPIISKWGAISRAARSGYHTTDPVQATACQGGASTMPVNFKDYNCHLDRSEYRWSSRGSDSSSHSSFLESEQLCRHSSSEKIACEPQSHQTAFSQDREHKESERDIELELCALDMEDTEPQDIKSQDSLELAYSEDASHLLPPNCSSSLEEQHAEDPPPDRMDTYLLKKMAFRKSLSPVGLVSGGLAVGKLVLRTGTPRPGGGDSCPETPGAEMLLSGS is encoded by the exons ATGCCGGTGCAGGCGGCCCAGTGGACGGACTTCCTGTCCTGTCCCATCTGCTACAACGAGTTCAACGGCAGCAGCCAGCAGCCCGTCAGTTTGGGTTGCTCGCACACGGTGTGCCGAACGTGCCTCCACAAGCTGCACCGCAAAGCCTGCCCCTTCGACCAGACGCCAATCAGCACGGATATCGACCTGCTGCCCGTCAATTGTGCTCTCCTGCAGCTGGTTGGCGCTCAG GTTCCAGACGTGAAGCCGGTCAGCCTGAGCAGTGACAAAGATGTCGGACACTATGAGGCCTGCAGGGTGTGTGTGGAAGAGCTGGCTCTCTACCTCAAACCAATTAGCGGCACTAAAG GCGTGGCGCCGCCGAGTCCGAGCGCACTCAGCCGACCCATGCAGAGGAAACTGGTGACGCTGGTCAATTGCCAGCtggtggaggaggaaggcCGAGTGCGGGCCGTGCGTGCGGGCCGTTCGCTGGGCGAGCGGACGGTCACTGAGCTCATTTTGCAGCATCAGAACCCGCAGCAACTGTCTGCTAACCTATGGGCTGCGGTGAGAGCACGGGGATGCCAATTCCTTGGACCTG CCATGCAGGAGGATGCTTTGAAGCTTGTGCTTTTGGCTTTGGAGGACGGTTCGGCACTATCCAGAAAGGTGCTGgtgttgtttgttgtgcaaAAGTTGGAAGGGCGCTTCCCACAGGCTTCCAAAACCAGCATAGGCCATGTGGTGCAACTCCTCTACAGGGCCTCTTGCTTCAAG GTGACCAAGCGGGATGAAGACTCCTCACTGATGCAGCTGAAAGAGGAATTCCGCACCTACGAGGCTCTCAGGAGAGAACACGATTCTCAAATCGTGCACATCGCCATGGAAGCTGGCCTCCGCATCTCGCCCGAGCAGTGGTCTTCTCTGTTGTACGGGGATCTGGTCCACAAGTCGCACATGCAGTCCATCATTGACAAG TTGCAGTCTCCAGAGTCGTTTGCAAAAAGTGTCCAGGAGCTGACCATCGTCCTGCAGAGGACAGGAGACCCGGCCAATCTCACCAACCTCAGAGCTCACCTGGAGTTGCTGGCCAACATAGACCACAATACAG ATGATGTAGCACCATCGTGGGAGGAGCTGGAAAATGTCATGTTGGCTATAAAGTTGGTGGTTCACGGCCTGGTAGAATTCATCCAAAATTTCAGCAAGAAGAGCCACGACACCCCACAGGTA CATCAGGTGAACAGCAAGTATAAGACTAGCATGTGCAGAGATCTTCGTCATCAGGGAGGCTGTCCCAGAGGAACTAACTGCACCTTTGCGCACACGCAGGATGAACTGGAGAA ATTTCGTTTGAGGAACAAAAAGAGCGGAAGTGTAAGTCGGGCATTCCCTCCGTCGGGGGCTAAAACCTTCACGCTGGAGGGCACCGTCCACACTGATGGGGCTGGAGAGGAGGACGCCCTGACAGATGGAGATGCTCACTCACAACTCATCTCCAGAGGAGACATGGAAGGCATTAAGACAGCCGTGCCCAGCGAATCCGTTGGGGCGAGTGGCTCAAATGGGCTGAGTGGCACCAGTATGACTTTACTGGGCTCAGCTGAACA GAAGTCCATGTCTCCGCCTATAACTCCCGTCAGCCACTCTTCAGCGTCATCCCCTTTGGGACGGGTGGCCGATGGTAGCGGGGGGCCAGCGCCCAAACATGGTGGTCCCCTCATGCTGCGAGTGCCTCACCCTTCTCAGGCCTCGGAGCTGTTCTACCAAGAGCAGCAATCTCCGTACGAGACAGCCCGCTACCAGCCGAACG GTTCCTACTACCCATCTCCTCTCCACCCTCCACACAAACCCTGCATGGCTCGCTTCCTCAGATCATCCAACGTCCCAGAATCCTCTCTGCCGCCGCCGTCCTCCTTTCACGGCGAGCCTCAAATACCCCATCAAGCGCCGTCTTCTCCTTCCGCCGGCTATCCGCCGAGGGAGCGCATGAGACCCGCCGTgttccaccaccaccaccctggCCAGCCTCAGTATGGACCTCTCACTTCTGCCCATGGAGTTTATGCACCTCTCTATGACAGCAGACGAGTGTGGAGGCCTCAG TTGTACCATCGAGAGGACGCCAGGAGTAATTCGTTGCCTCCAGAGGTGCTGCATTCTTCTGTCTACCAGCCTCCACTCAGGGAGAGATTCAACTCCCTAGACAGCAACTTCTGCTCTGGATCTGAGCACCGTGCAGCGTTGCACAGG GAGTACGGTCGTGTTCCTCTGGTCTATGACGACCCGTTCCGACGTAAGCAAGAGCAGTGGGcgcaccatcaccaccaccattaccatcatcatcacagcACCAGCAGGCCCTCGCAGCCCTCAGCCATCTTCAACATTGATTTGGGACCTGAG CACGTGGAGAGCAGTGGAGGTCGGTGCATGGGTTGCCGCTTCAGAGGCGAAGAGAGCTTGGCGCACTACTCGCCGTGGTCCTGCGGCTCCACCGTCGGACCCTGTCTCAGCCCCTTTGAGCCCGAGGCGATCACGCCAGCTGCATCCCACTCAGCCTTGGAGCAGTCG GAGTCGGACGGCTGCGGCGGTGGAGTTGTTAGCGGCGGTGGCGTCGCAAAGCGCTGGCTGCACTCGTTAGATTACTACAGGCGGGTGAATGAAGAGGACCCCATTATTCCCTTCAGTGAGGGTCCCATCATATCCAAGTGGGGGGCCATATCCAGGGCGGCACGCTCGGGCTACCACACCACCGATCCCGTCCAAGCCACCGCTTGCCAGGGTGGCGCCAGCACCATGCCCGTCAACTTTAAAG ATTATAACTGCCACTTGGATCGCAGTGAATACAGGTGGAGCTCAAGAGGATCGGATTCTTCCAgccactccagtttcctcgAGAG TGAGCAGCTTTGTCGACATTCGTCCAGCGAGAAAATTGCATGCGAACCGCAAAGCCACCAGACAGCCTTCAGCCAGGATCGAGAGCATAAGGAGAGTGAGCGAGATATTGAGCTTGAGCTCTGCGCTCTGGACATGGAGGACACGGAACCGCAGGACATCAAGTCTCAG GATTCTTTGGAGCTGGCATATTCTGAGGATGCTTCTCACCTCCTCCCACCGAATTGCTCCTCTTCGCTTGAGGAACAACATGCTGAGGATCCTCCACCGGACAGGATGGACACTTACCTGCTTAAAAAGATGGCCTTCAG GAAGTCGCTGTCTCCCGTAGGCCTGGTGTCCGGAGGATTGGCCGTCGGCAAACTGGTGCTGCGGACGGGAACGCCCCGACCCGGCGGTGGCGACTCCTGTCCCGAAACGCCCGGGGCGGAGATGCTGCTCAGTGGAAGCTAA
- the rc3h2 gene encoding roquin-2 isoform X2 produces MPVQAAQWTDFLSCPICYNEFNGSSQQPVSLGCSHTVCRTCLHKLHRKACPFDQTPISTDIDLLPVNCALLQLVGAQVPDVKPVSLSSDKDVGHYEACRVCVEELALYLKPISGTKGVAPPSPSALSRPMQRKLVTLVNCQLVEEEGRVRAVRAGRSLGERTVTELILQHQNPQQLSANLWAAVRARGCQFLGPAMQEDALKLVLLALEDGSALSRKVLVLFVVQKLEGRFPQASKTSIGHVVQLLYRASCFKVTKRDEDSSLMQLKEEFRTYEALRREHDSQIVHIAMEAGLRISPEQWSSLLYGDLVHKSHMQSIIDKLQSPESFAKSVQELTIVLQRTGDPANLTNLRAHLELLANIDHNTDDVAPSWEELENVMLAIKLVVHGLVEFIQNFSKKSHDTPQHQVNSKYKTSMCRDLRHQGGCPRGTNCTFAHTQDELEKFRLRNKKSGSVSRAFPPSGAKTFTLEGTVHTDGAGEEDALTDGDAHSQLISRGDMEGIKTAVPSESVGASGSNGLSGTSMTLLGSAEQKSMSPPITPVSHSSASSPLGRVADGSGGPAPKHGGPLMLRVPHPSQASELFYQEQQSPYETARYQPNGSYYPSPLHPPHKPCMARFLRSSNVPESSLPPPSSFHGEPQIPHQAPSSPSAGYPPRERMRPAVFHHHHPGQPQYGPLTSAHGVYAPLYDSRRVWRPQLYHREDARSNSLPPEVLHSSVYQPPLRERFNSLDSNFCSGSEHRAALHREYGRVPLVYDDPFRRKQEQWAHHHHHHYHHHHSTSRPSQPSAIFNIDLGPEHVESSGGRCMGCRFRGEESLAHYSPWSCGSTVGPCLSPFEPEAITPAASHSALEQSESDGCGGGVVSGGGVAKRWLHSLDYYRRVNEEDPIIPFSEGPIISKWGAISRAARSGYHTTDPVQATACQGGASTMPVNFKDYNCHLDRSEYRWSSRGSDSSSHSSFLESEQLCRHSSSEKIACEPQSHQTAFSQDREHKESERDIELELCALDMEDTEPQDIKSQDSLELAYSEDASHLLPPNCSSSLEEQHAEDPPPDRMDTYLLKKMAFRKSLSPVGLVSGGLAVGKLVLRTGTPRPGGGDSCPETPGAEMLLSGS; encoded by the exons ATGCCGGTGCAGGCGGCCCAGTGGACGGACTTCCTGTCCTGTCCCATCTGCTACAACGAGTTCAACGGCAGCAGCCAGCAGCCCGTCAGTTTGGGTTGCTCGCACACGGTGTGCCGAACGTGCCTCCACAAGCTGCACCGCAAAGCCTGCCCCTTCGACCAGACGCCAATCAGCACGGATATCGACCTGCTGCCCGTCAATTGTGCTCTCCTGCAGCTGGTTGGCGCTCAG GTTCCAGACGTGAAGCCGGTCAGCCTGAGCAGTGACAAAGATGTCGGACACTATGAGGCCTGCAGGGTGTGTGTGGAAGAGCTGGCTCTCTACCTCAAACCAATTAGCGGCACTAAAG GCGTGGCGCCGCCGAGTCCGAGCGCACTCAGCCGACCCATGCAGAGGAAACTGGTGACGCTGGTCAATTGCCAGCtggtggaggaggaaggcCGAGTGCGGGCCGTGCGTGCGGGCCGTTCGCTGGGCGAGCGGACGGTCACTGAGCTCATTTTGCAGCATCAGAACCCGCAGCAACTGTCTGCTAACCTATGGGCTGCGGTGAGAGCACGGGGATGCCAATTCCTTGGACCTG CCATGCAGGAGGATGCTTTGAAGCTTGTGCTTTTGGCTTTGGAGGACGGTTCGGCACTATCCAGAAAGGTGCTGgtgttgtttgttgtgcaaAAGTTGGAAGGGCGCTTCCCACAGGCTTCCAAAACCAGCATAGGCCATGTGGTGCAACTCCTCTACAGGGCCTCTTGCTTCAAG GTGACCAAGCGGGATGAAGACTCCTCACTGATGCAGCTGAAAGAGGAATTCCGCACCTACGAGGCTCTCAGGAGAGAACACGATTCTCAAATCGTGCACATCGCCATGGAAGCTGGCCTCCGCATCTCGCCCGAGCAGTGGTCTTCTCTGTTGTACGGGGATCTGGTCCACAAGTCGCACATGCAGTCCATCATTGACAAG TTGCAGTCTCCAGAGTCGTTTGCAAAAAGTGTCCAGGAGCTGACCATCGTCCTGCAGAGGACAGGAGACCCGGCCAATCTCACCAACCTCAGAGCTCACCTGGAGTTGCTGGCCAACATAGACCACAATACAG ATGATGTAGCACCATCGTGGGAGGAGCTGGAAAATGTCATGTTGGCTATAAAGTTGGTGGTTCACGGCCTGGTAGAATTCATCCAAAATTTCAGCAAGAAGAGCCACGACACCCCACAG CATCAGGTGAACAGCAAGTATAAGACTAGCATGTGCAGAGATCTTCGTCATCAGGGAGGCTGTCCCAGAGGAACTAACTGCACCTTTGCGCACACGCAGGATGAACTGGAGAA ATTTCGTTTGAGGAACAAAAAGAGCGGAAGTGTAAGTCGGGCATTCCCTCCGTCGGGGGCTAAAACCTTCACGCTGGAGGGCACCGTCCACACTGATGGGGCTGGAGAGGAGGACGCCCTGACAGATGGAGATGCTCACTCACAACTCATCTCCAGAGGAGACATGGAAGGCATTAAGACAGCCGTGCCCAGCGAATCCGTTGGGGCGAGTGGCTCAAATGGGCTGAGTGGCACCAGTATGACTTTACTGGGCTCAGCTGAACA GAAGTCCATGTCTCCGCCTATAACTCCCGTCAGCCACTCTTCAGCGTCATCCCCTTTGGGACGGGTGGCCGATGGTAGCGGGGGGCCAGCGCCCAAACATGGTGGTCCCCTCATGCTGCGAGTGCCTCACCCTTCTCAGGCCTCGGAGCTGTTCTACCAAGAGCAGCAATCTCCGTACGAGACAGCCCGCTACCAGCCGAACG GTTCCTACTACCCATCTCCTCTCCACCCTCCACACAAACCCTGCATGGCTCGCTTCCTCAGATCATCCAACGTCCCAGAATCCTCTCTGCCGCCGCCGTCCTCCTTTCACGGCGAGCCTCAAATACCCCATCAAGCGCCGTCTTCTCCTTCCGCCGGCTATCCGCCGAGGGAGCGCATGAGACCCGCCGTgttccaccaccaccaccctggCCAGCCTCAGTATGGACCTCTCACTTCTGCCCATGGAGTTTATGCACCTCTCTATGACAGCAGACGAGTGTGGAGGCCTCAG TTGTACCATCGAGAGGACGCCAGGAGTAATTCGTTGCCTCCAGAGGTGCTGCATTCTTCTGTCTACCAGCCTCCACTCAGGGAGAGATTCAACTCCCTAGACAGCAACTTCTGCTCTGGATCTGAGCACCGTGCAGCGTTGCACAGG GAGTACGGTCGTGTTCCTCTGGTCTATGACGACCCGTTCCGACGTAAGCAAGAGCAGTGGGcgcaccatcaccaccaccattaccatcatcatcacagcACCAGCAGGCCCTCGCAGCCCTCAGCCATCTTCAACATTGATTTGGGACCTGAG CACGTGGAGAGCAGTGGAGGTCGGTGCATGGGTTGCCGCTTCAGAGGCGAAGAGAGCTTGGCGCACTACTCGCCGTGGTCCTGCGGCTCCACCGTCGGACCCTGTCTCAGCCCCTTTGAGCCCGAGGCGATCACGCCAGCTGCATCCCACTCAGCCTTGGAGCAGTCG GAGTCGGACGGCTGCGGCGGTGGAGTTGTTAGCGGCGGTGGCGTCGCAAAGCGCTGGCTGCACTCGTTAGATTACTACAGGCGGGTGAATGAAGAGGACCCCATTATTCCCTTCAGTGAGGGTCCCATCATATCCAAGTGGGGGGCCATATCCAGGGCGGCACGCTCGGGCTACCACACCACCGATCCCGTCCAAGCCACCGCTTGCCAGGGTGGCGCCAGCACCATGCCCGTCAACTTTAAAG ATTATAACTGCCACTTGGATCGCAGTGAATACAGGTGGAGCTCAAGAGGATCGGATTCTTCCAgccactccagtttcctcgAGAG TGAGCAGCTTTGTCGACATTCGTCCAGCGAGAAAATTGCATGCGAACCGCAAAGCCACCAGACAGCCTTCAGCCAGGATCGAGAGCATAAGGAGAGTGAGCGAGATATTGAGCTTGAGCTCTGCGCTCTGGACATGGAGGACACGGAACCGCAGGACATCAAGTCTCAG GATTCTTTGGAGCTGGCATATTCTGAGGATGCTTCTCACCTCCTCCCACCGAATTGCTCCTCTTCGCTTGAGGAACAACATGCTGAGGATCCTCCACCGGACAGGATGGACACTTACCTGCTTAAAAAGATGGCCTTCAG GAAGTCGCTGTCTCCCGTAGGCCTGGTGTCCGGAGGATTGGCCGTCGGCAAACTGGTGCTGCGGACGGGAACGCCCCGACCCGGCGGTGGCGACTCCTGTCCCGAAACGCCCGGGGCGGAGATGCTGCTCAGTGGAAGCTAA
- the LOC119131842 gene encoding probable G-protein coupled receptor 21 codes for MMNSYLDPLNQSSADPSNYSAPFCLLEISYSKIITTCLLEVSIILLLTVLIISGNLVVIFVFHCAPLLSQHTTSAFIQTMAYADLLVGVSCLFPSLSLLHHLQGLDPKLTCQVFGYLVSVLKSVSMASLACVSVDRYIAITQPLTYAAMVTPCRVRCCIVLIWLYSALIFLPSFLGWGKPGYHGDVVEWCAVEWKTQPAFTTLIVVLLYAPAALTVCFTYVNIFKICRQHTREISERHARYRPQPNQDPGLISGSLDKDNGELEQKQSPGLFKPQKHQHHYQQPTYPDKRYAMVLFRITSVFYILWLPYIIYFLLESGGIYHHSAASFLTTWLAISNSFCNCLIYSLSNSAFRKGLKRLCSYCLQRGGRGFSVRKPKKAFIGSVEQGCAGTAYGSGHGIGTTCHV; via the coding sequence ATGATGAATTCCTACCTGGATCCACTCAACCAGAGCTCCGCTGACCCGTCAAACTACTCCGCTCCCTTTTGCCTGCTTGAGATAAGCTATTCCAAAATTATCACCACCTGCCTGCTTGAAGTCTCCAttatcctcctcctcaccgTTCTGATTATTTCGGGCAACCTGgtggtcatttttgttttccactgCGCCCCTTTGCTGAGCCAGCACACCACCAGCGCCTTCATCCAGACCATGGCATACGCCGATTTGCTCGTCGGTGTCAGCTGTCTCTTCCCCTCCTTGTCTTTACTTCATCACCTCCAAGGACTCGACCCCAAACTCACCTGCCAGGTGTTTGGCTACCTGGTGTCTGTTTTGAAGTCTGTCTCCATGGCGTCGTTAGCATGCGTGAGTGTGGACCGCTACATCGCCATCACGCAACCCCTGACCTACGCGGCCATGGTAACGCCGTGTCGAGTGCGTTGCTGCATCGTCCTCATATGGTTGTACTCCGCATTGATCTTCCTCCCGTCATTCCTGGGTTGGGGAAAGCCCGGTTACCACGGCGATGTCGTGGAGTGGTGCGCTGTCGAGTGGAAAACCCAACCGGCCTTCACAACCTTAATCGTCGTCCTTCTCTACGCACCCGCCGCTCTCACCGTCTGCTTCACTTACGTCAACATCTTCAAAATCTGCCGGCAGCACACTCGGGAGATCAGCGAACGGCACGCACGTTACCGACCCCAACCCAATCAAGACCCCGGTTTGATATCTGGATCTCTGGACAAAGACAACGGCGAGCTTGAGCAAAAGCAATCGCCCGGCTTGTTCAAACCTCAGAAACACCAGCATCACTATCAACAACCGACTTACCCGGACAAACGGTACGCCATGGTGCTGTTCCGCATCACCAGCGTCTTCTACATCCTCTGGTTGCCCTACATCATTTACTTTCTGTTGGAGAGCGGCGGAATCTACCACCACTCCGCAGCGTCTTTCCTCACCACTTGGCTGGCCATCAGCAACAGCTTCTGCAACTGTCTCATCTACAGCCTCTCCAACTCCGCCTTCAGGAAGGGCCTCAAGCGACTCTGCTCGTACTGTTTGCAACGAGGCGGCCGCGGCTTCAGCGTCCGGAAACCCAAAAAGGCTTTCATCGGTTCTGTCGAACAGGGATGTGCTGGGACAGCCTACGGATCCGGTCACGGAATCGGCACAACCTGTCACGTGTAG